ACATTGGAAACTGAACACACAGGGACTTGAtttgctccaccccacccccaaacacacacagaaagaggGAAAATGTGAAATATAGATTGCAAAATTCACAattatttcattaatatttttaatccctTTTTGGGACACAATTTGAAATGTCAGTGAAAAATGGTGTTCGTCTCTGATTGGGGCCTTTCCTCTAACACTCACCTTTCTGCTAATGCTTGATCACAAGCTGAGGTCCTGGATCCATTTTCTCTCAGTTCCTATTTAGGTACAactccatttttctgtattgaGGTCTTTACTTGGGTCTGCTCAGGAAAATGCCATAAAGTGGAGTACACCTGAGTCCAGACTGAGCCCAAATGAAGGAAAACTGGAGTAAGCCAATACTTAGCAACAGAGGAAGTGAAATATCATTACGCCACTtacaaagatggggaaactgaggcacagaagtcaCACAGACGGTCAGCGataggaataaaacccagatctcttgagtcccagtctatGTTGTCCTAGCTAGTATACCAGCCTGCCTCGGGAATTGAGCTAGTCAATGGGAGAATCGCTTGGCTAAAGACTCCGTTAATGTGAGAGAccctgaggatttggccctttgtttTTGAGAAAATATAGGGATTCATTTAATATGTCCTTTCCTGCCCCCTGAACTGCCAAGTTACTGAATCTCAGGTCTTAACATGTTTGCGAATATCTTCCATTAAATCTCTTTTGCCTGTTGAGTTTTAGGTCCGCTTCCTGGAGCAGCAGAACAAGGTGCTTGAGACCAAGTGGACcctgttgcaggatcagggtcagaAATCCAATTCCAGCAAGAATAACCTCGAGCCCCTCTTTGAGTCTTATATCAACAACCTGAGGAAGCAGCTCAACAACCTGTTAAATGAAAGAGGGCGGCTGGAGGGCGAACTGAAGAACACGCAGGACCTtgtggaggattttaagaacaagtaAGTGAACGTTTAACAGATGGACATTGAATTGATCTGTGCTGAATTATACACTCTACAGTTGTTCCAGGTTGGAAGATGGATGTCAGGTCCCTGTACAGTAGCTTTGTTGCGATTAGGTCTAGctgaaaaaaattagagggaccagttttctgttggaaaaggcAGTCAAAAAGTTTCATGGGGACatgttgattttgacaaaatgttcAATGGAAAAGCATTCAAATGAATTGTTTTGACTCTCGTTTCATGCTGGTAATGTTAAAAAGTTTCATTTGGACTTtactgttttgtttcattttgtttgaacTTTTATGGTAGAATAATTTGAACTATATATTACAGTTTATATTTTACAGACACATATTTAATATTATACTATCATATTTTAACATTATCTGCACAAAACAATCTGATATCACCGGAAGACAACAGTTCAAAGTTTCAAATTAAAAGTTTTCAGAATTTCCACACtgagaaaaatgtcaaaatgccAACTTTctgttctgattcagaatgataacaaattttgaaatgtctgaATTTCCCCCGGAGGGGAAATTCCATTCTCCAACCGGctcacacattttttcatgcttaCACCAGGCATTGCCAACAAACATGGCCCAAATCTTAAGCCTGCACATGTGAGTGTGTTAGGGGCAAAAACCAGGAGATGGAGCATGTTTGCTGAGGAGATATATGGAACACCATGTGAGTCTAGTGGCTGGTGAACAAAGAATGTTTATGAGTTTTCTACTGCTCCAAACAAGTGCATTTGTTCCATTAGTTTAATcagcagaggctcatgctttaagaTGACCCCCTCCGCATTTTAGAGAGGTTTAAAATATAGATCATGTTGTGAAGCTAAATTTTGAAGTGAAAGTCAATTGCTGGCCTGGGCTGCAGCTCATGAAGATAGTGTCTGGGAAGATTTCCCTTTTTTCTAAACATCTACATTCCCATTTTGAAGCCAAAACTTCAAAGAACCAgcatgtcttctgcagtttccacagtatgcatccgatgaagtgagctgtagctcacgaaagctcatgctcaaataaattggttagtctctaaggtgccacaagtcctccttttctttttgcgaatacagactaacatggctgttactctgaaaccaaaagaaGTGCAACTTGTAAAAAGCGTTACCCTATATTTCAGTAGAAAAGATAACTATGCTTCAAGAAAGGTTAATCGTAGAAACAGGCATTTGCAAATGGGAGCTCAGCCAAGAAATTCTTGCCTTCCTGCCTTCTCCTATTCCATGAACAAGATCTAGCCCTGCTTCCCCTCCATCCCTACAGATACGAAGACGAAATCAACAGGCGCACAGCCGCAGAGAATGAGTTTGTGGTGCTCAAGAAGGTGAGCCGTGCTAAGATCAATTTCAATTTTCATAGTGTTTTCGGTATCggaggctgaaattttcaaaggtgcctaagagAGCTTGGtgttcaaatcccattgaaatgccTCCTTGGCCGTACAAGGTTCAATTGTCCCACTAGGTCTTCCAAGTGGGCTGGAGGTAGCATCTtttccccactcccacacccctgACACTACACTAGAGCTGGCCTGGACCTGACAGAAGGGTAAGGGAGAGATTGTGAGCAACCCCCATGTGAGCCCAGCTGGGTAAAAATACACCCAAGGCTTTACACTCTCCCTATCTTTGGCCCAGAATGCTTCAGAGTTCTTCCCCTATAAGCTCTATGCACCCCTTAGGTGAGCTTTGCCCTTTAAAAGTCAGCAATGCAATGAAGTGTCTCTACCAACTTCCCCAGCCCACAAAGAGCCGGAAAGGCAGCTTGATCTTCACTCCTAGTCAATCCTTAGCTTCTTTTCTGCTCCAGCCAAGGCTGCTAGGCTGCCGTTGTGACTCTGCTTGGTGTTTCTCAGGATGTCGACGCCGCCTATATGACCAAGATAGAGCTGGAGGCCAAGGTGGATGAGTTGATGGATGAGATCAACTTCCTCAGAATCCTCTACGATGCGGTATTGCTTCTTCTCTTGGCATCTTTGCTAGGAAATTAAATATGGCCTATGTTCATGAGCAGGCTTAATGTGGAAGGGAATCAAGACCACCACCACAGAAGGTGGTTTTGTCCATTGGATAGGGCATTGGTCTGGCAGTCggtagacctgggttctgttcctaactTTGCTACTTAGCTGTTGTGTGATCTTGGAGTCAAGTCATTTCATTGCTGTTTTGTCTACTTCTATCATAAGGTCTTCAAGGCTGGGTCTATCTCATTCTGTGTTGATACGATGCCTGACCCAATGCAGCCCTTACCTCGGCTGAAGCCTCTATGTGcgactgcaatataaataaaaacacatgCCTTTTTATCGTACGAGAGAATAATCTTTAGAATTTCTAAGTACATAACTACTGTATTACTTAGGGCTTCTGCAGTGACTATGTACCACTCAGCTTTACCTTCTCAGACTGCTAGACTGTCAGACTTCACATCCCCTGTGTGGTTTTGAATAATATCAATTCCCAGTGTGCTCCTGTCTCTGTGTTCGGCTTAAATAAAAACGCTAGagtccagattctgatctcagctacccctttgtaaatccagagtaacctcattgacttctgtggagtcactctggattgaTACAGGTGTGGAGTCACTTTGGATTTACACAGATTTACACTGGAATCTGGACCTAAACTTCAAAAGATAGTGAACTCGTTTTTGATGTGCAACACCACTGTCAATCCAGAGCAGCTTCACTGGCCCAAATGGACTTTCTCCTGATTTGCACCTGTGTACATGGAAGGAGAATCACGTGCAGCATTTTCGGAACATTTCTGCTCTAAAGGTGACTCAGACGCTCATGTACTTCTGCAGGAACTGGCCCAGCTGAATGCCCAGGTGTCTGACACCTCCGTCATCCTGTCCATGGACAACAACCGAGACCTGGACCTCAGCAGCATCGTGAATGAAGTCAAAGCTCAGTACGAGGACATTGCTAACAGGAGCCGAGCTGAGGCTGAGTCATGGTATCAGAACAAGGTGAACGGATCTATAAACGGAGGACCCCGGATGCTTCTCTGGGTGTTCAGTTCTTTAAAAACAGTGCACAGAGCTATGTAGTTATTGCCGCCCCAATGGATGGCTGCTTCGGTAAAGTGCATGGCTGGGCATTAGgttgtatatatgtgtatatatatatatattttgctctTGTTTCGGAATATTAGTTCGAGGAGCTGCGAGCCACTGCTGGGAAACACGGCGATGACCTGCGGAACACAAAGGGAGAAATCTCAGAGCTCAACCGGCTGATCCAGAGGTTACGGGCTGAGACTGAGAATGCAAGGAGCCAGGTAGGAACGGCTAccacaggggtggccaatctgagccagagaaggagccagaatttactaatgtaccttgccaaagagccacagtaacatgtcagcagcacatacacacacaccccgctcccagcgcctcctccTAGCTCCCGATccgctgtttcgtggcgtgcaggaggctctgagggggGGAGGCGCGAGGGCAGGGCCGGCTCAGGGGAgggcatgggaaggggtggagtgggggcaggacccgtggcagagccaggggttgagcagtgagcaccccctggcacactggaaagttggcacttgtagctccagccccagagtcggggCCTATATAAGGAGCCgtatattaacctctgaagagccgcatgtggctccagagccacaggttggccacccctgggctatcACTAGAGACAGGAGAAGACAGAACTGCCTGCTCCTGTCACCCAGTTTCCTGCCCTCCGCCCCATGCTATCAGCTGCAgtacagccacaccagctgcagtCAGTAGAGGGCGACATGTCACACTTAAGTAGTTTCATtccacccagcagagggcagtggtgtgCATGCATGCTCACCCACGTACATATCTGCCTTTTCTCCATGGCACGAAATCATTCCTGCTAAGCCAGAGACTCACCCTTCACAATAGTTTGTACGCTGCAGAGATGGCCATAGCTCTAAACACTCCAACACAAGACTTATCAGCAGTACATATAAATCAGTCTCCACTCTCTGACTGTATCTTTTGCCTCAGTAGCATAGCCCAGATTAGTGGTGACGATGATGCAGCAAAGAGCTgcaatgaacataagaacataagaatggccctactaggtcagaccaagggtccatctagcccagtatccagtctactgacagtggccaatgccaggtgccccagagggaatgaacagaacatgtaatcaccaagtgatccatgccctgtcgctcattcccagcttctggcaaacagaggctacggaaATGTACAGGCCAGTCACCCCGCCTGGTGCTAACAGCAGCAAAGGCAGATAGGAGTCAGCTCTCTGCCTGTGAATTCTGCACTGTtaaaggagagagggaaaaaacagagagaaatgaCTGGTAATTAAAAGGAAGCCAACTCCCTTCCCCTGCAGTGCACCAATCTGCAGACGGCGATCGCAGACTCCGAGCAGCATGGTGAGCTGGCTCTTAAAGATGCCAGGATGAAGGTGGCTGATCTGGAGGATGCTCTCCAGAAGGCCAAGCAAGACATGACGCGCCAGCTGCGGGAGTACCAGGAGCTGATGAACGTCAAGCTGGCGCTGGATATCGAGATCGCCACCTACAGGAAGCtactggagggagaggagagcaggTAGGTACAAGATCATGAGAGTGATCATAATGCTTCTGACTCACTGAGGTACAGCACTCTCCACTgacagctctcaaagcacttttcaatggagggaggggagtgtCTTTATTCCTAttctacagacagggaaactgaggccctgaGAGAGAATTGAGGTGTACACAGTGGTGAGTCTAATATAAAtccctagatagatagatagataataacGTAtgcacatagagagagagagaaagttataTATGCAGATTGATATAGCAATTCAGGATAACAGATAGACAGATAGAGGAATGTGTATagaggatggatggatagatagatgtgtATGTATGGGGATAGCTAGATACTTCCtttcccaaggttacacagcaagcCAATGGCAGAGacagaatagaacccaagtcactttattatttgtattgaagtCGCACCCAGAGGTTCCAATCAGCGATCCAGAGCCCATTGGGCTAGGAGgtggacagtccctgcccccaaagagcttacaaagtCCTCACACAGGACAAGAGACAAGAGGTGGATACAACAAACATATGGAGGAGGGACCACAGGGAGCAGCATCTGCTGACTCTCAGTCCAGCCCACGGAGTGGCTAATCTTTTGCAAAATTACAATGACTCTGTTGGGGGCTGGTTTCCCTATTCAGGTAGGACGGATGGTACAGTGGTTAGTCTAGTCTACAATTTAGGAGAATCTGGTCTGGTTCCCTGCTTTACTGCACCCTTCTCCTGTGATGTTGAGCAATTCACttcgggccagatttttaaaggcatttaggctccACGGACAGAAACAGACTAGCCTCCTAGGAAAACATGAAAACAGACTGTTTCGATGGACTAGATGAATATGACAGTCCATTCTGGCCTTTTAGTCAATGAGTCTTTGAAGATCTTAGCACTGCAAGGTGGCCGGAAAAAGCAGCTGTATTTACAGTATGTCGATCTTAAAAGCCGAACTCCTCCATGTGACTTTTACCTTCCTCTTGTCTGCCTTCCCCCGCAGGCTGAGCGGAGAGGGCGTCATCCCCGTCAGCTACTGTGAGTATCTCTCTCTTGTCCGGGGCAGTGTCTGGGCTTATGAAACCCGTGCTAGGCAAGTGTGGGTATTTTCTCCCTCTATGGCTGGCCCACATAAGCCATTAAAGGGTCTGCTCCTCTTGATAGTTACACGGTCTGGCCCCAGCTCATTTAGACAGGTACTGtctcttgatttcaatggagtttggGTGCCTAGCTATCTCTGAGGCTCTGCAGTCTTTTATCTCCAGTGGTGGAGCCCACGCTTTTAGagtcagaggtcccaggttcaatacCCAATGCCGtcggtagggttgccaactttggttggatgaattcctggaggtttcatcacatgatgtAGCCTTTAATTAAAGAGTCATCttgaattcctggagactccgggacaatcctggaggcttggcaaccctaccagtAGGGCCAGTTAAGAGTCCATGTTTCACTGGAACCGAATATCTGATTCAACTGGGCATCTGACCAGGCTGTGGTTTTCTTGCAGCGGTGGTCAGCTCTAGTGCTGGAGTTGGTGGCGGAGCTGGTTTGGGAGGAGGATCTGGCGGCTTTAGCTCAGCAGGAGGCGGAGGAGGATTCAGCTATGGAGCTGGAAGTGGTCTTGGTCTCGGAGGCGGAGGGTTCAGCTTTGGAAGCGGAGTCAGCTTCGGAGGGGGCAGTGGCCTTGGCTACGGaggtggcagcgggctgagtgccGGAGGAGGAAATTTCAGCACCGGAAGCGGGATAGGCGCTGGGGTGGGAACCAGCGTGGGCGTGAAAATTGTCTCCACAACCTCTTCCAGCAAAAAGACCATAAAAAGTTAAGCTTGAGGAATTCCCCACAACTCAAGTAATAGAtatacacccccccacacacataccctgcATAACTGCCTCTTGATACTAGCCCCTGCGGCAACAATCCATCACATTGCCAAGAAACCCCCGTAGCATCTTGAATTCCTTCAGCCACCCCTTTCATAATTCTAGTGTGAATGGCTGTTTCTTTGCCTCCTGGTATAGTAGTTCTTAAGCACTTGCGTCCTCATTCAGGAAAGCTGTTAAACGTGCTCAAGTTACGTGTGTGCTTGAGCATTTTCTAAAAGGGACCTAAACCTTTGTTTAAACGTTAAGTCTCTGTGTAAGTGAACAGGGGCCTTTGTTGCATTCTGTGTGGCCTGAGAGGTTGTCAGCATTTTCAAACCTGGCACCCAAGCCTAAGAATCTAAGggagacattttcaaaagagccgaGTGGATTTAGGCACATGCGTCCAGTTGAAAGTCATTAGGACTCGTGCTGCTAATCTCTTTAGTGCTTGAGAAGATCTCTCCCAAAATCTATATGTAGGTTCCTAAAATGAGTAGCCTACTCGTCACAGATGCTCGGCAGCTGCAACtgttgttgaagtcaatgatgcTGTGAGCActcggcacttctgaaaataaggccaTATATTCAGACCCTGGATATTGATTAAGGAAGGGAATTAAAGTTGTGAAACTGACTTTAGATAACTGTGTTTGCAAATGTTGGCTACAGCCATGCGGATTAGATTTACAAATGGCTTATCAAATACTAATCCTCATGTTCTCTTATTGAAAGGAAAGTTTACCCTGTtgtgttacattttcaaaactaaacCAAAAGCAAACATGAGATTTACCATGCAGTTTACATGTAgtctcactaggtgcctaaaaatctttaaaaatctggccccaattcaTACCTCccataagtgcttttgaaaattccacctgaGATCGCTGCACTGGAGTTTCCACAGTGTTGAAAGAGAAATacaaagagaaggagagaaagtggatctgtgtttaaaaaaatacctttaaGAACAGTTAACTTTTCCAACAGGGCAATTTTAAGTCTGATTAATTTGATATTAAGAAAATTATAGTACAATTCCTAAAACACTTATGTGGAAAATTCAAGTAACATATACAGCAGATGAGAAGAATATCTTTGTCCAAGGGGGTTAGACTCTGATGtaaattacactgatgtaaatctggaaaTATGTCCCTTGGTCTCGATAGAGTTATTCCGTATTTGTAATTGAAATTTGAATCTGGCCCAGAAATACTcgataattttattttatattgcacTTCTTGTGAGTATAGTCATCAGTAGCAATGGTACCGCAAAAATCTCCAGAACTGTGTGTTTTAGCGAAAATTAATCTGAACAAACCACCTTCATGTGTACTATCCAGTTTATAAATACCAGGTTTGCCATGAAATTCCTTCATGTTATTTTTTGAGAATGCACCACTAAAAAAGGCTACAGATTTCTACACTTCTTCAATAATAATGACAAACAATAATTATACTCCCTTTTGACTGTTTGGTATGTGTCCAATAAAACTGGATTGTAATTTATGATGTGTTCCTGCCTATTTTTACCCAAGAGTTGAATTTACAGTACAGAATATTTCTGCACCATCTTTTACAGTAGAGGGATGTATTACTAAgaaggaaaatgggatttttttcccatggCAAATGTTTAAGGTTTGTCAAAAACATGAACATTGAAAACCTGAAGATTGAgctgactttcttcttcttgttgtttttagccaaatgttttcagtttttggcaACTGAAAGCCAAAACGTTTCCTCCGAAAATGGAAACGTATTTGGCTGAAAACTGGAAAAACTTGGGTTTTGGGTTTCTGATCAAAAGTTGTCAAGGAAAGCAGATACTGTCTGTAAACGTTTTTATTTAGTTGAAAATGCATattccatcaaaatgttttgaccagctctactaacTAGCAAAAATAATTTTGCTGAAAGATTTCGGGGAAAGACTATTATGGcctgatcacagtggtctcttctggccttagaaactATGGATCTACATTTCTATTTCTGCATTTCTTAAGGTGCAAGATCAGAAAGAGACATTCACTGCGTTTTTTGGTAGCTTTGGGGGAAATAACTCGAATTCAAGTTGTGCGGCTGTGGGGTTCTTTTGCTGGAACAGAACATAAAACACCTAGATGCATTGGTAGACGTGGAGGGTAGAATattttagggcagtggttctccaccaggggtacacgtacccctggagGTACGCAGAGGTCCTCCAGGGGGTACATCCACTCATCTAGacgtttgcctagttttacaacaggcaacataaaaagcactagcaaagtccgtACAAACGACAATTGCATACAgagaatgacttgtttatactgccccatatactatgcactgaaatgtaattacaatatatatattccagttggtttattttataattatatgataaaagtgagaaaggaagcaatttgtcagtaacagtgctctgtgacacttctgtatttttatgtctgaatgtggaagcaagtagcttttaactGAGGTGTAACGTGGGGGCACGCGAGACAAATCAGACTCGTGAAAGGGgaacagtggtctggaaaggttgagagacacTGTTCTAGGGAACCTAAAGCAAGCATTAATCCCCGATTTACGTAACTTCCGAATTTAGGGTTTTAAATGACAGCATTTTTAGAGTGCTTCATGTAGCAAGAAAACACATGATTGTaaaactattttagaaatgtttcagagtagcagccgtgttagtctgtattcgcaaaaagaacaggaggacttgtggcaccttagagactaacaaatttatttgagcataagctttcatgagctacagctcacatcatggGATGCATTCAGAAATGTTCACCTAGGATTTCTTCCTTGCACTTTTGTAATAACTGTTCACAGAGTGGATTGATGCTGTTGTGTTAGGCTTATCTTAAAGGAAGCTCAGGCCTTTATTTATTGATTTCCCCAACTAATTATAATTCTGACAATCACAGTTTCAATCCTAGTCCTTCTAAGTGGCGTAGCTTGAAGATGATGTGGATTAAGGATTGACTCGGTTTCGGTCTAACTTAAATCCAGTCATTACCAAAATCACAGGTGTCAGATGCTAatctcagttacacccatgtaTATAAAATGTAACCCCATTATGATTTCACTAGTTGTTGTTGTTATTCCTACAACATGATGTAGAGATCCTGGCTGAGCTCCAGGTTCCATTGTAACAGACCACACCCTACAACCACATAATAAACAAGAAAGAGAGTAAACATAGGCACAAAGACAGAACACGaatgcccagggtcacacagcaggtgagTGGCAGAGTGAAGAATAAAACCTgtgtctcctgaatcccagtttaATGCCCTAGTTATTAGCCCACAATACCTCTTAATGATCTGGTCCAGTGTCTCTCTGTCAATTGAGAAATGCCTTATATAgagacattgggccaaattcatccctgatttacaccagtgcaaatacagattaactcatttgaagtcaggtttcagagtaacaaccgtgtcagtctgtattcgcaaaaagaaaaggagtactagtggcactttagagactaaccaatttatttgagcatgagctttcgtgagctactgctcactccAGATTTAACTGATGGCAGAATCGGTCCAGTTTTCCGGTGAATACACAATGTTGCTAGAACGCATAAATGTTCAGAAGCAGAAGACGACAAATTAACTCTGTGCACAGCCTCTTTGCAAAATAGGCTTCTTTGAGAATAAATCACCTTGACATACAACAATCGCGAAAGAAACCTGTATCCCAGCAGCACAAACAACCCCGCAGGGCTGGGAGACACTGGAATTCACTGTCTTTCCAGGAGAGCTTTCCTCTGAACACGAGAGCAAGATCTCAGACTGGGAGGAAATTCTACTGAACTAGAAACCTGATTTGGATGTTATAATGTTACAGAGAAAAAAACCCCAGTCATTTTGCTCAGCCCAGAAATCTGAAAAGTGTAAGAATCCCCGCTCAGCGTAGACAAAATCTGAGATGTATTTGCATATAAAGGGGGTGCAGCATAAGACAAACAGGAAGGGAAAAGTTGCTGGGAGAAAGGCATGCCAGGATTCCAGTCTCAGCTGCCACTTCTTTGCCATATAGGACAGGGTAGGGCACAACTTTGatgggcctcagtttctcccacGTGTAAAATGAAGATCACGATCGTGTACTTTGCAGAGGTGTTGCAAGGATTCATTGCAGTGGTTAACATGCCCCACCCTGGGAGGCGCAGTGCATTTTTATCTCCCTTTAAAGCTAAcgggagctgagaacacatggCCCCTTGCAGATTTGGGGGTAGATCCACCAGCTGGTGGCAATTGTCGtgaccagctgaggagctgccctTGGGACTTtacatttgcaaagtgcttttgaGGgtttaaagtgctatataaatgccaaGCAAATTCAATTTTCTTGCAAACTGAAATATAAACCCAGGGCTAAATTTTCATACCCAGGTGCCTGAAGTCAGTCCCCTAAagccagatttaggcacctaaataaaacgacctgattttcagaggtctgACTTc
The DNA window shown above is from Caretta caretta isolate rCarCar2 chromosome 20, rCarCar1.hap1, whole genome shotgun sequence and carries:
- the LOC125629362 gene encoding keratin, type II cytoskeletal cochleal-like, whose protein sequence is MSWQSGSIRSGGGGKSFSTVSAVVPSSHRASFSSVAVSRSGGGFGRLGAGGSFGSRSLYNLGGTKKISIGGGSNLRSGFGGGAGGGFSLGGGGHGGGSSFGGGAGGGGLSVGAGTAGSGFGFGGSGLGFGGSGLGTIQEVTINQSLLAPLNLEIDPNIQQVRKEEKEQIKSLNNRFASFIDKVRFLEQQNKVLETKWTLLQDQGQKSNSSKNNLEPLFESYINNLRKQLNNLLNERGRLEGELKNTQDLVEDFKNKYEDEINRRTAAENEFVVLKKDVDAAYMTKIELEAKVDELMDEINFLRILYDAELAQLNAQVSDTSVILSMDNNRDLDLSSIVNEVKAQYEDIANRSRAEAESWYQNKFEELRATAGKHGDDLRNTKGEISELNRLIQRLRAETENARSQCTNLQTAIADSEQHGELALKDARMKVADLEDALQKAKQDMTRQLREYQELMNVKLALDIEIATYRKLLEGEESRLSGEGVIPVSYSVVSSSAGVGGGAGLGGGSGGFSSAGGGGGFSYGAGSGLGLGGGGFSFGSGVSFGGGSGLGYGGGSGLSAGGGNFSTGSGIGAGVGTSVGVKIVSTTSSSKKTIKS